The following are encoded in a window of Magnolia sinica isolate HGM2019 chromosome 11, MsV1, whole genome shotgun sequence genomic DNA:
- the LOC131218253 gene encoding hexokinase-1-like — protein MAAEMQSGLSSDQASKLKMLCTPIESLPTGDELGLFYGLDLGKTSVRIMRVQLGGQDARIVKQEVVEVPIPCELMVGSSEELFEYIARELAKFVATEYEAFPVIAVRRKELGFTILFPIDQRSGSSGTIIEWPKGFAIKDTVGKDAVTEINEAMERNGVDMRVFALVNDTVGALAEGRYISSDVVASVILGVGANAAYVELAHAVPKWHGPLPNSGHMVINMEWGNFHSSHLPVTEFDIRLDAESSNPGEQIFEKLISGMHLGEIVRRVLLKMAEDIGLFGDTIPPKLRIPFVLRTPDMAAMHQDTSENLEMAGEKMKDVFGIQASNLMMRKIVINVCRVVAERGAHLVAAGIVGILKMIGRERLKERSVVVVDGSLYEHYRCFRECLHGSVTDMLRTDGCHENVIIEHLNSGIGAALIAAAHSKDTQNY, from the exons ATGGCAGCCGAGATGCAGTCGGGCCTCTCTTCCGATCAAGCAAGCAAGCTCAAGATGCTCTGCACCCCCATCGAATCACTCCCCACCGG CGATGAGCTTGGATTATTCTATGGTCTAGATCTTGGCAAAACCAGTGTCCGTATCATGCGTGTACAATTGGGTGGACAGGATGCTCGCATCGTCAAACAAGAAGTGGTGGAAGTGCCCATCCCGTGTGAGTTGATGGTCGGATCATCGGAG GAATTGTTTGAATACATTGCTAGAGAGCTAGCCAAGTTCGTAGCGACGGAATATGAAGCTTTTCCGGTTATTGCAGTCCGACGGAAGGAACTTGGTTTTACAATTTTGTTCCCCATCGACCAACGGTCAGGATCATCTGGCACCATCATTGAATGGCCCAAGGGCTTCGCGATCAAGGACACT GTTGGAAAAGATGCGGTCACAGAGATCAACGAGGCGATGGAGAGAAATGGTGTGGACATGCGCGTTTTCGCATTG GTTAATGATACTGTTGGAGCTCTCGCCGAAGGTAGATACATCAGCAGCGATGTCGTGGCCTCTGTGATTCTCGGTGTGGGAGCCAACGCTGCCTACGTGGAGCTCGCGCATGCGGTCCCCAAATGGCATGGCCCACTGCCAAATTCTGGGCACATG gtaatcaacatggagtggggAAATTTTCATTCTTCTCATCTTCCAGTTACAGAATTCGACATTCGTTTGGACGCCGAGAGTTCGAATCCTGGTGAACAG ATATTTGAGAAACTCATCTCAGGAATGCACTTAGGAGAGATTGTGAGAAGGGTTTTATTGAAAATGGCTGAAGATATTGGCCTGTTTGGAGATACCATTCCCCCAAAATTAAGAATTCCATTTGTGTTAAG GACTCCCGATATGGCGGCAATGCATCAAGATACATCGGAGAATCTTGAGATGGCCGGCGAGAAGATGAAGGATGTTTTCGGC ATTCAAGCTTCTAATCTGATGATGCGAAAAATCGTGATCAATGTCTGCCGTGTTGTGGCTGAgcgtggggcccatttggtggcGGCTGGAATAGTAGGAATTTTGAAGATGATTGGAAGAGAGAGGCTGAAGGAGAGGAGTGTAGTGGTTGTAGATGGCAGCCTCTACGAGCACTACAGGTGCTTCAGAGAGTGTTTGCATGGAAGCGTGACGGATATGCTCCGGACGGACGGCTGTCACGAAAATGTCATCATCGAGCATTTGAACAGTGGGATCGGAGCTGCATTGATCGCCGCGGCCCACTCGAAGGACACACAGAATTACTGA